In Monodelphis domestica isolate mMonDom1 chromosome 3, mMonDom1.pri, whole genome shotgun sequence, the following proteins share a genomic window:
- the CHCHD5 gene encoding coiled-coil-helix-coiled-coil-helix domain-containing protein 5 isoform X1: MEAALEVTARYCGPEMERYVQCVVDNPQSWNKDCHHLKMSVAQCASSHPIIRQIRQDCAEPFQDFDLCLRKNEANMHNCTEHMRRFLQCVEQVQLPTKVGIGKFWEGIFWVLPPGLKLGLGRKGQISDQHCFPLQPNPLQ; this comes from the exons AT GGAGGCGGCCCTTGAGGTGACAGCACGATATTGCGGTCCGGAGATGGAGCGTTATGTCCAGTGCGTAGTTGACAATCCGCAGTCCTGGAATAAGGATTGCCACCACCTCAAGATGAGCGTCGCTCAGTGCGCCTCCTCCCA CCCCATCATTCGTCAGATCCGTCAGGACTGTGCCGAACCTTTTCAAGACTTTGACCTGTGTCTCCGAAAAAATGAAGCTAATATGCACAACTGCACTGAGCATATGCGGAGATTCCTGCAGTGTGTTGAACAAGTACAGCTGCCCACCAAGGTGGGCATCGGGAAATTCTGGGAGGGAATATTCTGGGTTCTGCCACCAGGCCTTAAATTAGGCCTTGGCAGAAAAGGACAGATAAGTGACCAGCATTGTTTTCCTCTACAGCCAAACCCCCTCCAGTGA
- the LOC100012958 gene encoding ubiquitin-like protein 5 isoform X2 translates to MIEVVCNDRLGKKVRVKCNTDDTIGDLKKLIAAQTGTRWNKIVLKKWYTIFKDHVSLGDYEIHDGMNLELYYQ, encoded by the exons ATGATTGAGGTTGTGTGTAACGACCGGCTGGGCAAGAAGGTCCGTGTGAAGTGCAA CACGGATGACACGATAGGAGACCTGAAGAAACTGATTGCGGCTCAAACAGGCACCCGTTGGAACAAAATTGTTCTGAAGAAATG GTACACAATCTTCAAGGACCACGTTTCCCTGGGTGACT ATGAGATCCATGATGGAATGAACTTGGAGCTTTATTATCAGTAG
- the FBXL12 gene encoding F-box/LRR-repeat protein 12, with translation MATASELPDCLLVEILSFVPLRDRLRSSRVCKRWRRLVLDKALWKTLDLSPYRVGPNVLWQLLRQYLGPGLRTFKVRGRLFSEPRASLLSPALLQELGKRCPNMAYLCLLEEDLRKIPFSCLPRSLRCLELQSCELPQTWFPPGNGPSSLPHLEHLILDRVPAFSDMQLQALSRQGALCSLVLRVTYRVTRKGFQDAFPGLSSLQELELCGCSVPADGALQAIGGFLPRLRELRVTVIGLTARGMAILVGMKALEILGLLGPPPSPQELSAKDILTFCLKLPNLRVLSLQGMEMESSDEAILREGLSNCTVTVGDLPLEGWESEGLS, from the exons ATGGCGACGGCTTCGGAATTGCCGGACTGCCTTCTAGTGGAAATTCTGTCCTTCGTTCCTCTCCGGGACCGACTCCGGAGCTCCAG ggTGTGTAAGCGCTGGCGGAGGCTGGTTCTGGACAAAGCTTTATGGAAAACTTTGGATCTGAGTCCTTACAGG GTTGGGCCCAATGTGCTATGGCAGCTCCTGCGCCAGTACTTGGGCCCGGGGCTGAGGACCTTCAAGGTTCGAGGTCGCCTGTTCTCCGAGCCCCGGGCCTCGCTGCTGTCCCCTGCCCTGCTGCAGGAGCTGGGGAAGCGCTGCCCGAACATGGCCTATCTCTGCCTTCTGGAAGAGGACCTTCGCAAAATTCCCTTCTCCTGCCTGCCCCGTTCCCTTCGATGCCTGGAACTACAGTCGTGTGAGCTTCCCCAGACCTGGTTTCCCCCAGGGAATGGCCCCTCCAGCTTGCCCCATCTTGAGCACCTGATACTGGACCGGGTCCCTGCTTTCTCAGACATGCAACTACAGGCCCTGTCTAGGCAAGGAGCGCTGTGCTCCCTGGTGCTGAGGGTCACCTACAGGGTGACCCGAAAGGGTTTTCAAGACGCCTTTCCTGGCCTCAGCAGCCTCCAGGAGCTGGAGCTCTGTGGATGCTCTGTGCCTGCTGATGGGGCCCTACAGGCCATAGGAGGCTTCCTGCCCAGACTCCGGGAGCTCAGGGTAACTGTGATTGGGCTCACGGCCAGGGGAATGGCCATTCTGGTGGGGATGAAGGCTCTAGAAATTCTTGGCCTCCTGGGACCACCCCCTAGCCCTCAAGAGCTTTCAGCCAAGGATATCCTCACTTTCTGTCTCAAGTTGCCAAACCTCAGGGTCCTCAGCCTTCAAGGCATGGAAATGGAGTCATCAGATGAGGCTATTCTTAGGGAGGGACTGAGCAACTGTACAGTCACTGTTGGGGATCTCCCCTTGGAAGGCTGGGAATCAGAAGGTCTAAGTTGA
- the LOC100012958 gene encoding ubiquitin-like protein 5 isoform X1 yields the protein MSEGTARDKGRADRPGGGAQSQPEAGANQGGREYLGAMIEVVCNDRLGKKVRVKCNTDDTIGDLKKLIAAQTGTRWNKIVLKKWYTIFKDHVSLGDYEIHDGMNLELYYQ from the exons ATGTCTGAAGGCACTGCCAGGGACAAAGGCCGAGCAGATAGGCCGGGCGGAGGGGCCCAGTCACAGCCAGAGGCAGGGGCCAACCAAGGAGGTCGGGAGTATCTGGG AGCCATGATTGAGGTTGTGTGTAACGACCGGCTGGGCAAGAAGGTCCGTGTGAAGTGCAA CACGGATGACACGATAGGAGACCTGAAGAAACTGATTGCGGCTCAAACAGGCACCCGTTGGAACAAAATTGTTCTGAAGAAATG GTACACAATCTTCAAGGACCACGTTTCCCTGGGTGACT ATGAGATCCATGATGGAATGAACTTGGAGCTTTATTATCAGTAG
- the CHCHD5 gene encoding coiled-coil-helix-coiled-coil-helix domain-containing protein 5 isoform X2 codes for MEAALEVTARYCGPEMERYVQCVVDNPQSWNKDCHHLKMSVAQCASSHPIIRQIRQDCAEPFQDFDLCLRKNEANMHNCTEHMRRFLQCVEQVQLPTKPNPLQ; via the exons AT GGAGGCGGCCCTTGAGGTGACAGCACGATATTGCGGTCCGGAGATGGAGCGTTATGTCCAGTGCGTAGTTGACAATCCGCAGTCCTGGAATAAGGATTGCCACCACCTCAAGATGAGCGTCGCTCAGTGCGCCTCCTCCCA CCCCATCATTCGTCAGATCCGTCAGGACTGTGCCGAACCTTTTCAAGACTTTGACCTGTGTCTCCGAAAAAATGAAGCTAATATGCACAACTGCACTGAGCATATGCGGAGATTCCTGCAGTGTGTTGAACAAGTACAGCTGCCCACCAAG CCAAACCCCCTCCAGTGA